The proteins below are encoded in one region of Chitinophagales bacterium:
- a CDS encoding CocE/NonD family hydrolase: MKQLFSVTAALLLSSAAAFSQTKAWENNGQLDAFEEFTTKYTLPMQLPDGVRLYTDMYLPRLRDSLVQPFNIETTIPFVGLVKAKGTPTFIEKGEQIIFYDSINGQPNPNPYQLPTIFTRTPYDKGEQDETDVVGSILAILGYNYCLQDMRGRYQSEGVYFPMYSDSWNKNAYHPNWAHVLDYTPFTDPKNSNKHEDGYESIKIIARMDSAYFASLGFHDLAKKLYDGYPHTNTKVNNGSIGMFGASALGNTQLQLALAHRITDSIPELKCLMPIVATTEHYVSTGYNNGVFRDRIVTGWLKGQIFTGTDDDAIPTDLDRQNNIHSSADYDLPKQFEVNGINLQYNQNKFDAANLCIDHFTSKRYLRYPTSDLDFAGFYPASVGRADMDASVAWVNEDGESVQKLGNGVEVPLPNLKYSRYGNLRTSVMHITGWWDIFTEGQINTHNYAVKALKEAGQDHYAKMQKTIIGPWAHQTVGSRVSGDRRIDPITGRDSRYPENVSEITKVDLSDVELTNVPLDQIIQSDIITWFRYNLNYNGNDTLGEPKFIIRAGKRWQKLDSLYIFNKWDTIREVRMPANDVIIPFGQMINFLAGTDSLNGITVEIKTENGIISVPMPPIKPTGALLPALANNKVKGIAKTNFLDSIAAYRLYLAGPDYQADAEKGFNNTGVGNYWLNLEEFPPKTGVEWKKMYLHQNGSIDNSAPTTNEGFRTYIHDPDDPILTCGGNNMIVRAPDGTRNSQSQIDASSPENAEYTMNREGVISFSTEPLTDTFSILGFPVCTLYAKTNPGGVLNGPTDTDWFVRLFDEFPDGRVMFVQEGCVNARARDWARSLVDKMTIDPSHPSYFNGIEDSADRYIPYTNINIGDVIEYVFKFQPIGYTFGKGHKLRVLISSSNYTRYQVNPNLPMNDGEFFRRKPGDGQIYRYNGVDMTARVAVQRIAFSPSNATSLVFPVWNSKNYVGVKEVENKVAAFDVNVFPNPASDFVQLFVNKFGSYQVQITDVAGKAIQNIDFDDNTIIDLSKFTAGIYFAKVIDSKNPANAVVKKFTVR; the protein is encoded by the coding sequence ATGAAACAACTCTTCTCTGTAACAGCAGCATTATTATTATCGTCCGCAGCTGCTTTTTCCCAAACAAAAGCATGGGAAAACAACGGACAGTTAGATGCCTTTGAAGAATTCACCACCAAGTACACCCTGCCAATGCAGTTGCCCGATGGCGTGCGATTGTACACAGATATGTACCTTCCGCGTTTACGCGACTCTTTAGTGCAACCTTTCAATATTGAAACCACTATTCCTTTTGTGGGTTTGGTGAAGGCAAAAGGCACACCTACTTTTATTGAAAAGGGTGAACAAATTATTTTCTACGATTCTATAAACGGGCAACCCAATCCCAACCCATACCAATTACCAACCATCTTCACTAGAACACCTTACGATAAAGGTGAACAAGACGAAACCGATGTGGTAGGTTCTATTTTAGCAATTTTAGGCTACAACTATTGCTTACAAGATATGCGCGGGCGCTACCAGAGCGAGGGTGTTTATTTTCCAATGTATTCCGATAGCTGGAATAAAAATGCGTATCACCCGAATTGGGCGCACGTATTGGATTACACACCATTCACCGACCCGAAAAACAGTAACAAACACGAAGACGGATACGAGAGTATCAAAATTATTGCCAGAATGGACTCTGCATACTTTGCTAGCTTAGGTTTCCACGATTTGGCAAAAAAATTGTACGATGGTTATCCACACACCAATACAAAAGTAAACAACGGAAGCATCGGTATGTTTGGGGCTTCGGCACTAGGTAACACCCAATTGCAACTAGCATTGGCACACAGAATTACCGATTCCATTCCTGAGTTAAAATGCTTAATGCCAATTGTGGCAACTACAGAACACTATGTTTCTACCGGATACAACAACGGTGTTTTTAGAGATAGAATCGTTACCGGATGGTTAAAAGGTCAGATATTTACTGGAACGGATGACGATGCAATTCCTACCGATTTAGATCGCCAGAATAATATCCACTCTTCTGCCGATTACGATTTGCCTAAACAATTTGAAGTAAACGGAATTAACCTTCAATATAACCAAAACAAGTTTGATGCAGCCAATCTTTGCATTGACCACTTTACATCTAAAAGATATTTGCGTTATCCAACCAGCGATTTAGATTTTGCAGGTTTTTATCCTGCCAGCGTAGGCAGAGCAGATATGGATGCCAGTGTAGCATGGGTAAACGAAGATGGCGAATCTGTGCAAAAATTAGGCAACGGTGTAGAAGTGCCGCTTCCTAATTTAAAGTACAGCAGATATGGTAACCTTAGAACTTCTGTAATGCACATTACAGGTTGGTGGGATATTTTTACCGAAGGGCAAATAAACACGCACAACTATGCCGTAAAAGCATTAAAAGAAGCAGGCCAAGACCACTATGCAAAAATGCAAAAAACCATTATTGGACCTTGGGCACACCAAACCGTAGGCAGCCGTGTTTCGGGCGATAGAAGAATTGACCCTATAACAGGGCGCGATTCTCGCTATCCGGAAAACGTATCGGAAATTACAAAAGTAGATTTGAGCGATGTAGAACTTACAAATGTGCCTTTAGACCAAATTATTCAATCCGATATTATTACTTGGTTCCGTTACAACCTTAACTATAATGGAAACGATACTTTAGGTGAACCCAAATTTATTATCAGAGCAGGAAAGCGTTGGCAAAAATTAGATTCCCTTTATATTTTCAATAAGTGGGATACCATAAGAGAAGTAAGAATGCCTGCCAACGATGTGATTATTCCTTTCGGGCAAATGATTAATTTCTTAGCAGGCACAGACAGCTTAAATGGCATTACCGTTGAAATTAAAACAGAAAATGGTATTATTTCTGTTCCAATGCCGCCAATTAAGCCTACCGGAGCTTTGCTTCCTGCCTTGGCAAACAATAAAGTAAAAGGAATTGCAAAAACTAATTTCTTAGACAGCATTGCTGCTTATAGATTATACCTTGCCGGACCCGATTACCAAGCCGATGCCGAAAAAGGATTTAACAATACAGGCGTAGGAAACTACTGGTTAAACCTAGAGGAATTCCCTCCAAAAACCGGAGTTGAATGGAAAAAAATGTATTTGCACCAAAATGGCAGTATAGACAATAGCGCACCAACAACCAATGAAGGTTTTAGAACTTACATCCACGATCCAGACGATCCGATTTTAACTTGTGGCGGAAACAACATGATTGTTCGCGCTCCAGATGGCACCAGAAACTCCCAAAGCCAAATAGATGCGTCTTCACCCGAAAATGCTGAATATACCATGAACAGAGAAGGCGTAATTTCTTTCTCAACAGAGCCACTAACCGATACATTCTCTATCTTGGGATTTCCAGTATGTACATTGTATGCTAAAACAAATCCGGGAGGTGTGTTAAATGGTCCTACCGATACAGATTGGTTTGTTCGCTTATTCGATGAGTTTCCTGATGGTCGTGTAATGTTTGTACAAGAAGGTTGCGTAAATGCCCGTGCAAGAGATTGGGCACGCTCATTAGTAGATAAAATGACTATTGACCCTTCTCACCCATCCTACTTCAACGGTATAGAAGATTCTGCCGATAGATATATTCCTTACACCAATATCAACATTGGTGATGTAATTGAATACGTATTCAAATTCCAACCAATTGGTTATACTTTTGGTAAAGGACACAAACTAAGAGTACTTATCAGCAGTTCCAACTACACCCGCTACCAAGTAAATCCAAACTTACCAATGAACGATGGCGAATTTTTCCGCAGAAAACCGGGCGATGGTCAAATATATCGTTACAATGGAGTAGATATGACTGCAAGAGTTGCCGTACAAAGAATTGCATTCTCGCCAAGCAACGCCACCAGTTTAGTATTTCCGGTTTGGAATTCTAAAAATTATGTTGGTGTAAAAGAAGTTGAAAATAAAGTGGCTGCATTCGATGTAAATGTATTCCCAAATCCTGCTTCAGATTTTGTTCAGCTATTTGTAAATAAATTCGGCTCTTACCAAGTTCAAATTACAGATGTAGCAGGAAAAGCCATACAAAATATTGATTTTGACGATAACACCATTATAGATTTAAGCAAGTTTACTGCCGGTATCTATTTTGCAAAAGTTATTGACAGCAAAAATCCGGCTAATGCAGTAGTTAAGAAATTTACTGTACGATAA
- a CDS encoding sterol desaturase family protein, with amino-acid sequence MLKNLLEHWAFIFPITTLRYVVFSGIAFVFFYLWKKQPFSHKKIQQKFVANTEIKREIGYSLLTLFIFSLVGTFLFYLTEKGHTKIYRNFSDYSVWYFLFSCVCMIIVHDTYFYWAHRFMHWKKIYRFVHRIHHISTNPTPWAAFAFHPLEAVVEVAILPIMAISIPLHPAAIIVWLLFMTLENVMGHCGFEIFSSGFTQNRITGISNTSVHHNMHHRFVNCNYGLYFNFWDKIMKTNHPKYHETFEQVASQRKIA; translated from the coding sequence ATGCTAAAAAATTTATTGGAACATTGGGCTTTTATATTTCCTATTACCACACTTCGGTATGTTGTTTTTTCCGGTATAGCTTTTGTGTTTTTCTACTTATGGAAAAAACAGCCCTTTTCACATAAAAAGATTCAGCAAAAATTTGTTGCTAATACAGAGATAAAAAGAGAAATAGGATATTCGCTGCTCACCCTGTTTATTTTTTCGCTGGTAGGAACATTTCTATTTTACTTAACCGAAAAAGGCCACACCAAAATATACCGCAATTTCAGCGATTACTCGGTTTGGTATTTTTTGTTTTCCTGTGTATGTATGATTATAGTACACGACACCTATTTTTATTGGGCACACCGTTTTATGCATTGGAAAAAGATTTATCGCTTTGTACATCGCATTCACCATATTAGCACCAACCCCACACCTTGGGCCGCTTTTGCTTTTCATCCATTGGAAGCAGTAGTAGAAGTTGCTATATTGCCCATTATGGCTATCTCCATTCCGCTTCATCCCGCTGCAATTATTGTTTGGTTGCTTTTTATGACCTTAGAGAATGTGATGGGGCATTGCGGATTTGAAATTTTCTCATCTGGTTTCACCCAAAATAGAATAACAGGAATTTCAAACACTTCGGTACACCATAATATGCACCACCGTTTTGTAAACTGCAATTATGGCTTGTATTTCAACTTTTGGGATAAAATTATGAAAACCAACCATCCTAAATATCACGAAACGTTTGAGCAAGTAGCCTCACAACGCAAAATAGCGTAG
- the accC gene encoding acetyl-CoA carboxylase biotin carboxylase subunit, translated as MKKILIANRGEIALRVMRTAKEMGIKTVAVYSAADRLSPHVRMADEAVFIGAAPSKESYLVGEKIIEAAKATGAEGIHPGYGFLSENAAFAQAVEAAGLIFIGPSPEAIEIMGSKLAAKEAAKKFDIPMVPGSEGAISDIQAAKVLCEKIGYPVLIKASAGGGGKGMRVVSSATEFEEQMQRAQSEALSAFGDGSVFIEKYVGAPKHIEVQVLADAYGNTVHLFERECSVQRRHQKVVEEAPSSCLTPEKRMAIGEAAVKVARSCNYRGAGTVEFLVDEQLNFYFLEMNTRLQVEHPVTEMITGIDLVRQQINVARGEKLAFTQSDIKLNGHAVELRVYAEDPQNNFLPDIGTLAEYKKPEGAGIRVDDGYEKGMTIPIYYDPMLAKLIAYSDTRENAICKLVRAIDEYKITGVKNTLAFGKFVVQHPNFLSGNFDTNFVAKHFKPELLIEQPEDELFIAAIAAQKFAASLLVKKAPQATSATSGSKWKERAK; from the coding sequence GTGAAAAAAATTCTAATTGCCAACCGTGGCGAAATTGCACTCAGGGTAATGCGCACGGCAAAAGAAATGGGTATTAAAACCGTAGCTGTTTATTCCGCAGCCGATAGGCTTTCGCCTCATGTGCGCATGGCAGACGAAGCTGTATTTATTGGTGCAGCACCGTCTAAGGAATCTTATCTGGTTGGCGAAAAAATTATTGAAGCAGCCAAAGCAACCGGAGCAGAAGGCATTCACCCCGGCTATGGCTTTTTAAGTGAAAATGCGGCATTTGCCCAAGCAGTAGAAGCAGCAGGTTTAATTTTTATAGGCCCTTCGCCCGAAGCCATAGAAATTATGGGAAGCAAATTAGCCGCAAAAGAGGCTGCAAAAAAGTTTGATATTCCAATGGTGCCCGGCAGCGAAGGTGCTATTAGCGATATTCAAGCCGCTAAAGTACTGTGCGAAAAAATCGGTTATCCGGTTTTAATAAAAGCAAGTGCCGGTGGTGGTGGAAAAGGAATGCGCGTAGTAAGTAGCGCCACCGAGTTTGAAGAACAAATGCAACGTGCCCAAAGCGAAGCATTAAGCGCCTTTGGCGATGGTAGCGTGTTTATTGAAAAATATGTTGGCGCACCCAAACATATAGAAGTTCAGGTATTGGCCGATGCGTACGGCAATACTGTGCACCTTTTTGAAAGAGAATGCTCTGTTCAACGCAGACACCAAAAAGTAGTGGAAGAAGCGCCCAGTTCTTGCCTCACGCCCGAAAAGAGAATGGCTATTGGCGAAGCAGCCGTAAAGGTTGCTCGCTCTTGCAACTACCGCGGAGCCGGCACCGTTGAATTTCTGGTAGATGAACAACTCAATTTCTATTTTTTAGAAATGAATACGCGCTTGCAAGTGGAGCATCCTGTTACCGAAATGATAACAGGAATAGATTTAGTACGGCAACAAATAAATGTAGCACGTGGCGAAAAATTGGCATTTACACAAAGCGATATAAAACTAAACGGCCATGCCGTGGAACTGCGCGTATATGCCGAAGATCCACAAAATAATTTTCTACCGGATATTGGCACACTTGCAGAATACAAAAAGCCCGAAGGCGCGGGCATACGCGTAGATGACGGCTATGAAAAAGGTATGACCATTCCAATTTATTATGATCCCATGCTTGCAAAATTGATTGCTTACTCAGATACTAGAGAAAACGCTATTTGTAAGTTAGTGCGCGCTATTGATGAGTATAAAATTACAGGTGTAAAAAACACTTTGGCTTTTGGGAAATTTGTAGTACAGCACCCTAATTTTTTATCGGGCAATTTTGATACTAATTTTGTTGCCAAACACTTTAAACCCGAACTGCTTATAGAGCAACCTGAAGATGAATTGTTTATTGCAGCTATTGCTGCCCAAAAGTTTGCAGCATCGCTGCTAGTTAAGAAAGCCCCACAAGCCACCTCCGCCACAAGCGGCTCTAAATGGAAAGAGAGAGCTAAATAA
- a CDS encoding YkgJ family cysteine cluster protein, whose amino-acid sequence MLPPLHDAAFKEIDCLQCAGCCKHISPRFKTPDVKRIAKFLGLKESVFIATYLHLDEDGDYVVRQHPCPFLGAHNYCTIYEVRPGDCRKYPYTDSGDFFAYPRTTVQNIDYCPAVVKVLEALEASIK is encoded by the coding sequence ATGCTGCCACCGCTGCACGATGCTGCTTTTAAGGAAATAGACTGTTTGCAATGTGCGGGTTGCTGTAAGCATATTTCGCCACGTTTTAAAACGCCTGATGTAAAGCGAATTGCAAAATTTCTAGGCTTAAAAGAATCGGTGTTTATAGCTACATATTTGCACTTAGATGAAGATGGCGATTATGTGGTGCGGCAGCATCCTTGCCCATTTTTAGGCGCACATAATTATTGTACTATTTATGAAGTTCGCCCGGGCGATTGTAGAAAATATCCATACACCGATTCTGGCGATTTCTTTGCATATCCGCGCACTACGGTTCAAAATATTGATTACTGCCCCGCAGTAGTAAAAGTGTTGGAAGCATTGGAGGCTTCTATAAAGTAG
- a CDS encoding isopenicillin N synthase family oxygenase produces MSNHSIPVVDLNKYVNGSDADKKSFIEELGKAFEEVGFVSVKNHGVPAALIEEYYDLVKQFFELPTATKKGYEKPELAGQRGYTSFGKETAKGYDAPDLKEFWQLGQTVEGNDPVSEIYPNNITVNEIPAFTQKGVELYKAFEKSGSALLQAIAVHLNLPEKYFASHIHNGNSILRAIHYPPITQEPKSAIRAEQHEDINLITLLVGASAEGLQLLNKQNEWLDITAPEGCIVVNVGDMLQRLTNNRLKSTTHRVVNPPKEKWHTSRYSIPFFLHPRSEMRLDALASCISSTNPLAYEPISAGEYLDERLREIGLKK; encoded by the coding sequence ATGAGCAATCATTCTATTCCTGTTGTAGATTTAAATAAATATGTAAATGGCAGCGATGCCGATAAAAAAAGTTTTATTGAAGAACTTGGCAAAGCATTTGAAGAAGTAGGCTTTGTAAGTGTGAAAAATCATGGCGTTCCGGCTGCGCTCATAGAGGAGTATTACGATTTGGTAAAGCAATTTTTTGAACTGCCCACAGCCACCAAAAAAGGTTATGAAAAACCGGAACTTGCAGGGCAGCGCGGCTATACTTCTTTTGGCAAAGAAACTGCCAAAGGATATGATGCGCCAGATTTAAAAGAGTTTTGGCAATTAGGGCAAACCGTTGAAGGCAACGATCCCGTAAGCGAAATTTACCCAAACAATATTACGGTAAACGAAATTCCGGCATTTACTCAAAAAGGAGTAGAACTATACAAAGCATTCGAAAAAAGCGGAAGCGCTTTATTGCAAGCCATAGCCGTGCATTTAAATCTTCCCGAAAAATATTTCGCATCGCATATTCACAATGGCAATTCTATTTTGCGTGCCATTCACTACCCTCCTATTACGCAAGAACCCAAAAGCGCCATTCGTGCAGAGCAGCACGAAGATATTAACCTCATTACACTTTTAGTAGGAGCCTCTGCCGAAGGTTTACAATTGCTAAACAAGCAAAACGAATGGCTCGACATTACAGCTCCCGAGGGCTGCATAGTAGTAAACGTGGGCGATATGCTCCAGCGCCTCACCAATAACCGCTTAAAATCTACCACACACAGAGTGGTAAATCCACCAAAAGAAAAATGGCATACATCGCGCTATTCCATTCCTTTCTTTTTGCATCCGCGCAGCGAGATGCGCTTAGATGCTTTAGCTTCCTGCATAAGCAGTACAAATCCATTGGCATACGAGCCAATTTCTGCAGGCGAATACTTAGATGAACGGCTAAGAGAAATTGGTTTGAAAAAATAA
- the dnaA gene encoding chromosomal replication initiator protein DnaA — MVKEKSAASVWSACLEIIRDNVSAQSFKTWFEPIKPVELKAAVLTIQVPSQFFYEWLEEHYVSLLRKTIKRELGNEARLEYRIVVEHNGSTPSTVDYPNFNSGNASNPETSFPLTLQGSNIKNPFVIPGLKKINIDPQLNANYNFDNFVEGDCNRLARSAGYAVSQKPGGTAFNPLVIYGSVGLGKTHLAQAIGNEVKQLFPNKTVLYVSSEKFTNQFFDAVKNNSVNDFIHFYQLIDVLLVDDIQFFSNKEKTQDIFFHIFNHLHQNGKQLVLTTDRSPRDLEGIEERLLSRFKWGLSADLQVPDFETRIGILEKKMYADGIELPREVVEFVAYNINTNVRELEAALISLLAQASLNKKDVDVELAKKIIKNFVKTMSREVSIDYIQKTVCEYFNVPVETLKEKTRKRMVVQARQLSMFLAKNYTKNSLKVIGKHFGGRDHSTVIHSCQAVQNLIDTDQEFRESVSDIQKKIQMSIS, encoded by the coding sequence ATGGTAAAGGAAAAATCGGCCGCATCTGTATGGAGTGCTTGCTTAGAAATTATCAGAGACAATGTAAGTGCTCAAAGTTTCAAAACATGGTTTGAACCAATTAAACCTGTTGAATTAAAAGCGGCTGTGTTAACCATCCAAGTGCCTTCGCAATTTTTTTACGAATGGCTCGAAGAACATTATGTTTCGCTATTACGCAAAACCATTAAACGCGAATTAGGAAACGAAGCCCGCTTAGAATACCGCATCGTGGTAGAACACAATGGCTCTACTCCCAGCACCGTAGATTATCCTAATTTCAATTCAGGCAACGCCTCTAATCCCGAAACAAGTTTTCCATTAACGCTACAAGGAAGCAACATTAAAAACCCGTTTGTAATTCCGGGTTTAAAGAAAATAAATATAGACCCTCAATTAAACGCCAATTACAACTTCGATAATTTTGTAGAAGGCGATTGCAACCGCTTAGCACGCAGTGCCGGCTATGCCGTTTCGCAAAAGCCCGGTGGCACCGCTTTTAACCCATTGGTAATTTACGGTAGCGTTGGTTTAGGTAAAACACACTTGGCACAAGCAATTGGCAACGAAGTAAAACAACTATTCCCCAATAAAACCGTGCTATATGTTTCCAGCGAAAAATTCACCAACCAGTTTTTCGATGCTGTAAAGAATAATTCGGTAAACGATTTTATACACTTCTATCAGCTTATAGATGTATTGCTGGTGGACGATATTCAGTTCTTCAGCAACAAAGAAAAAACACAAGATATTTTCTTCCATATATTTAATCACCTTCACCAAAATGGCAAGCAATTGGTACTCACTACCGATCGCTCTCCACGCGATTTAGAAGGAATAGAAGAAAGATTACTTTCTCGCTTTAAATGGGGATTAAGTGCCGATTTGCAAGTGCCGGATTTTGAAACCCGCATTGGAATTTTAGAAAAGAAAATGTATGCCGATGGCATTGAACTGCCGCGCGAAGTAGTAGAGTTTGTAGCATACAACATCAATACAAACGTGCGCGAATTAGAAGCTGCCTTAATTTCATTACTAGCACAAGCATCGCTCAATAAAAAAGATGTGGATGTGGAGTTAGCTAAAAAGATAATTAAGAACTTTGTAAAAACAATGAGTCGCGAAGTAAGTATAGACTACATTCAAAAAACAGTTTGCGAATACTTTAATGTACCCGTAGAAACTTTAAAAGAAAAAACCCGCAAGCGCATGGTAGTGCAAGCACGCCAACTCTCTATGTTCCTTGCTAAAAACTATACTAAAAACTCATTAAAAGTAATTGGGAAACATTTTGGCGGGCGCGACCACTCAACCGTAATCCACTCTTGCCAAGCGGTACAAAACTTAATTGATACCGACCAAGAATTTAGAGAAAGCGTGAGCGATATACAAAAGAAAATACAAATGAGTATATCGTAA
- a CDS encoding metallophosphoesterase has translation MQLNRRDFLKKSGTAAGLLLASQFPFEAFAHGDVKKLTILHTNDQHSRIEPFPMDGSRFQGLGGFANRAAVINKIRSQEKNVLLLDSGDIWQGTPYFNLFNGSLEFKLMSEMRYDASTLGNHDFDNGLEALAKQMPLANFPFLCANYNFSNTVLAKKTQPYKIFKIDGIDVGVFGIGIELDGLVTKPNYGETIYEDPIKTANRIAARLKNDYKCDLVVCLSHLGYKYKEKKVSDLTLAYNSRNIDLILGGHTHTLMPKPDELTNADGKKVLVNQVGWAGIALGRVEYYFEPKKKGIVVANAPVKIGT, from the coding sequence ATGCAATTAAACAGAAGAGACTTTTTAAAGAAATCAGGAACCGCAGCAGGTTTACTATTAGCCTCGCAATTTCCGTTTGAAGCCTTTGCTCATGGCGATGTAAAAAAACTCACCATCTTACATACCAACGATCAACATTCGCGCATAGAACCATTTCCAATGGATGGAAGTCGCTTTCAAGGTTTAGGCGGATTTGCCAACCGTGCTGCCGTAATCAATAAAATTCGCAGTCAAGAAAAAAATGTATTGCTCTTAGATAGTGGCGATATTTGGCAAGGCACTCCGTACTTTAATCTATTTAATGGCTCTCTTGAGTTTAAACTCATGAGCGAAATGCGTTACGATGCCTCTACCCTTGGCAATCACGATTTCGATAATGGTTTAGAAGCATTGGCAAAACAAATGCCTCTTGCCAATTTTCCATTCTTGTGTGCAAACTATAATTTTAGCAACACAGTTCTAGCTAAGAAAACACAGCCCTACAAAATTTTCAAGATAGATGGTATTGATGTAGGCGTGTTTGGTATTGGCATTGAATTAGATGGTTTAGTAACCAAACCCAACTATGGCGAAACCATTTATGAAGACCCAATTAAAACAGCCAACCGTATTGCTGCCCGTTTAAAAAACGATTACAAATGCGATTTGGTTGTTTGCCTTTCGCACCTTGGCTATAAATACAAAGAGAAAAAAGTAAGCGACCTCACACTTGCATACAATAGTCGCAACATAGATTTAATTCTTGGCGGCCACACGCACACACTCATGCCTAAACCCGATGAGCTAACCAATGCCGATGGCAAAAAAGTATTGGTAAATCAAGTAGGTTGGGCAGGCATTGCATTAGGCAGAGTAGAATATTATTTCGAGCCTAAAAAGAAAGGTATTGTGGTTGCGAATGCACCTGTAAAAATTGGCACATAG